A part of Setaria viridis chromosome 8, Setaria_viridis_v4.0, whole genome shotgun sequence genomic DNA contains:
- the LOC117867045 gene encoding 3-aminomethylindole N-methyltransferase, which produces MDKIGFVNGAGVDEDSTCLHAQTLVYAYNVSMAVKAAVKLGLIDALSAADGNGLTAEELASKLVQVEDKAESASLIGRILRFLASFDVVRCSADKAPDGTVLWRYSPAPACRWLTTNNGEGSLGPMAVFAVDEDNFSSWHHIADAVAGGGKKTPFELAHGGTPAFEYFGKNRRLSLLFDRAMAQQSLLVIKKLVEHPKVFDGVGVLVDVGGGTGETLALIRDRYKHIRGINMDLAHVVSEAPSLEGVEHVAGDMFESVPSGDAILMKWMIHLQSDEESILILKNCHRALPDNGKVIVIQSILPETPESTPAARDSYTMDIIIYVNFKGGKERTEQEYAKLGAAAGFSGFQKTYIFCNIYALEFTK; this is translated from the exons ATGGACAAAATTGGGTTTGTCAATGGTGCCGGCGTCGACGAGGACTCGACTTGCTTGCACGCACAAACACTGGTCTACGCCTACAATGTCAGCATGGCCGTGAAGGCGGCTGTCAAGCTCGGCCTCATCGACGCCCTCAGCGCCGCTGACGGCAACGGCCTGACCGCCGAGGAGCTAGCCAGCAAACTAGTCCAGGTGGAGGACAAGGCCGAGTCAGCTTCTCTGATCGGCCGGATCCTCAGGTTCCTGGCGTCCTTCGACGTCGTCAGGTGCTCGGCCGACAAAGCTCCTGACGGCACGGTGCTGTGGCGGTACTCGCCTGCACCGGCGTGCCGGTGGCTCACCACAAACAATGGTGAGGGGTCCCTTGGCCCAATGGCTGTGTTCGCCGTCGATGAGGACAACTTCTCGTCCTG GCATCACATTGCGGATGcagtggccggtggtggcaagAAGACGCCGTTCGAGCTTGCCCATGGGGGCACGCCGGCGTTCGAGTACTTTGGAAAGAACCGGCGTCTGAGCCTGCTGTTCGACCGAGCCATGGCCCAGCAGTCACTGCTGGTGATCAAGAAGCTGGTCGAGCATCCCAAAGTGTTCGACGGCGTTGGGGTGCTCGTCGACGTTGGTGGGGGCACCGGTGAAACGCTAGCGTTGATCAGAGACCGGTACAAGCACATCAGGGGCATAAACATGGACCTAGCTCATGTAGTCTCTGAGGCTCCGTCCCTTGAAG GCGTGGAACATGTAGCTGGAGATATGTTTGAAAGCGTACCATCTGGAGATGCAATTTTGATGAAG TGGATGATCCATTTGCAGAGTGACGAGGAGTCCATCTTGATCCTGAAGAATTGCCACCGTGCTCTCCCAGATAACGGGAAGGTGATCGTCATTCAGAGCATCCTGCCGGAGACCCCAGAGTCGACTCCGGCTGCGCGAGATTCGTACACGATGGATATCATCATATATGTCAACTTcaagggaggaaaggagaggacGGAGCAGGAGTACGCCAAGCTTGGCGCGGCTGCAGGCTTTTCTGGCTTCCAGAAAACTTACATCTTCTGCAACATTTACGCTCTTGAGTTTACCAAGTAG
- the LOC117867044 gene encoding uncharacterized protein, with product MVLLQPCELLGIVACLLGSSLELLEIEASLLDDGLELVLCPPPVLPRRLLTPAQVVDDLLSGGDLRGQLPDPLPLHGEAIPEPPLKPEEIRLPSAALLEGLQNNLCSATERREENNHRGEHRTWPPGTTKPCSSPIAEDRAARTFAILPCTAYHLPHSSTSFSTKRGLCGSYQDAQRRVGPPHALGTRLTGTRVEAVLADPGAAVPNAAARAGATAPDAAGLVDGPGTCAAVSVEVATAVLDADARPAPSAAATVSVAAVGASIPVPAAAAGAGTPASTAAAVPVAAAEADFPSSIATAISIAVTGTPAPISAAAISTVTARAAGSSSTSSSRSITSSVGGTPGATPCPAGRPRREKAEQGSDPAPCPAAALFLRLPPWRPPSR from the coding sequence atgGTCCtccttcagccgtgcgagctcctcggcatcgtgGCATGCCTTCTCGGCAGCAGtctggaactcctcgagatcGAGGCAAGCCTTCTCGACGATGGCCTGGAACTTGTCCTCTGCCCGCCGCCCGTCCTCCCACGCCGCCTGCTCACGCCTGCGCAGGTCGTCGATGACTTGCTGAGCGGCGGCGACCTACGCGGTCAACTCCCCGATCCGCTGCCTCTCCATGGAGAAGCgatcccagagcccccgctcaagccggaggaaatcagactTCCCTCGGCTGCactcctggagggcctacaaaACAATTTATGCTCAGCAACGGAGAGACGAGAGGAAAACAACCACCGGGGAGAACACCgtacctggccaccggggacgaCGAAGCCGTGCAGCTCCCCCATCGCAGAAGACAGGGCAGCGCGGACATTTGCAATCCTGCCCTGCACCGCCTACCACTTGCCCCACTCCTCGACATCATTCAGCACGAAGAGGGGTCTCTGCGGGTCCTACCAGGACGCCCAGCGCAGGGTAGGCCCACCCCACGCCTTGGGGACGAGATTAACTGGGACAAGGGTGGAGGCCGTTCTGGccgaccccggcgccgccgtccccaaTGCCGCCGCTAGGGCAGGTGCCACCGCCCCTGATGCCGCCGGCCTCGTCGACGGCCCCGGCACATGCGCCGCTGTCTCTGTCGAGGTTGCCACGGCCGTCCTTGACGCCGACGCGCGTCCCGCTCcatccgccgctgccaccgtctCCGTCGCGGCTGTCGGAGCGAGCATTCCCGTtcccgccgcagcagcaggggcaggtacacccgcctccaccgccgccgctgtccccgtCGCGGCCGCAGAGGCGGACTTTCCCTCCTCCATCGCCACCGCCATCTCCATCGCGGTCACTGGGACACCTgcccccatctccgccgccgccatctccaccgtcaccgcccgagccgccggctcctcctccacctcatcgtcgaggtctatcacctcATCGGTCGGAGGGACCCCGGGGGCAACTCCTTGTCCTGCAGGGCGGCCGCGGAGGGAGAAGGCGGAGCAGGGGTCAGACCCTGCCCCGTGCCCGGCTGCGGCACTCTTCCTCCGGTTGCCGCCATGGAGGCCTCCTTCGCGGTAG